A genomic region of Catalinimonas niigatensis contains the following coding sequences:
- a CDS encoding alpha/beta fold hydrolase: MLYYKDYQLGKDKEWVVFVHGAGGSSSIWYRQIRRFRKSFNVLLVDLRGHGRSKDLLESYVKDNYTFNDVTSDLLEVIRHLNIRKAHYIGISMGTIIIRTLGEMAPQHMKSMILCGAITRLNIRSRLLVFLGHSVKRFVPYMWLYRLFAWVIMPNPRDIMSRNLFIGEAKKLYKKEFLRWFRLTNEVNPLLKYFKEKEIAVPTLYIMGDGDYMFLPPVRKIVQEHEHAILQVIEDCGHVCNIEKPALFNKLAIRFIQYGYI; this comes from the coding sequence ATGTTATATTATAAAGATTATCAGTTAGGAAAAGATAAGGAGTGGGTGGTCTTTGTACACGGAGCAGGAGGAAGCTCTTCTATTTGGTATCGTCAGATCCGACGCTTTCGCAAGTCTTTCAATGTACTGTTGGTAGATCTGCGAGGACATGGCCGTTCTAAAGATCTGCTGGAGAGCTACGTTAAGGATAACTATACTTTTAATGATGTAACATCTGACTTACTGGAAGTCATCCGGCATTTGAATATCAGGAAAGCGCATTACATTGGAATCTCTATGGGTACCATCATCATTCGTACTTTGGGAGAGATGGCTCCACAACATATGAAGTCCATGATCCTGTGCGGTGCCATTACCCGACTCAACATACGCTCACGTCTCCTGGTATTTCTGGGACATAGCGTAAAACGTTTTGTGCCTTATATGTGGTTGTATCGCTTATTCGCCTGGGTAATCATGCCTAACCCCCGGGATATCATGTCCCGGAACCTTTTTATTGGGGAGGCAAAAAAACTATATAAAAAAGAGTTTCTAAGATGGTTTCGCCTCACCAATGAGGTAAACCCTCTTCTAAAATATTTTAAGGAGAAAGAAATCGCTGTGCCTACACTTTATATCATGGGAGATGGAGATTATATGTTTTTGCCTCCGGTCAGAAAAATTGTTCAGGAGCATGAGCATGCTATTTTGCAGGTGATAGAAGATTGCGGACATGTCTGTAATATTGAAAAGCCAGCACTTTTCAATAAACTTGCGATTCGCTTTATTCAATATGGTTACATATAA